From one Suricata suricatta isolate VVHF042 chromosome 8, meerkat_22Aug2017_6uvM2_HiC, whole genome shotgun sequence genomic stretch:
- the TRAPPC3 gene encoding trafficking protein particle complex subunit 3 isoform X3, translating to MGYNIGVRLIEDFLARSNVGRCHDFRETADVIAKVAFKMYLGITPSITNWSPAGDEFSLILENNPLVDFVELPDNHSSLIYSNLLCGVLRGALEMVQMAVEAKFVQDTLKGDGVTEIRMRFIRRIEDNLPAGEE from the exons AT GGGCTATAACATTGGAGTCCGACTGATTGAAGATTTCTTGGCACGGTCAAATGTCGGAAGGTGCCACGACTTTCGGGAAACTGCAGATGTCATTGCCAAG GTGGCGTTCAAGATGTACCTGGGCATCACTCCAAGCATCACCAATTGGAGCCCAGCTGGTGACGAATTCTcccttattttggaaaataatcccTTGGTGGACTTTGTGGAACTTCCTGATAACCACTCATCCCTTATTTATTCCAATCTCTTGTGTGGGGTGTTACGGGGAGCCTTGGAAATG GTCCAGATGGCTGTGGAGGCCAAGTTTGTCCAGGACACCCTGAAAGGAGACGGTGTGACAGAAATCCGGATGAGGTTCATCAGACGGATTGAGGACAACCTCCCAGCTGGAGAGGAGTGA
- the TRAPPC3 gene encoding trafficking protein particle complex subunit 3 isoform X2 codes for MSRQANRGTESKKMSSELFTLTYGALVTQLCKDYENDEDVNKQLDKMGYNIGVRLIEDFLARSNVGRCHDFRETADVIAKVAFKMYLGITPSITNWSPAGDEFSLILENNPLVDFVELPDNHSSLIYSNLLCGVLRGALEMVQMAVEAKFVQDTLKGDGVTEIRMRFIRRIEDNLPAGEE; via the exons AGCTCCGAGCTTTTCACCCTTACCTATGGGGCTCTGGTCACCCAGCTGTGCAAGGACTATGAAAATGATGAAGATGTGAATAAACAGCTGGATAAAAT GGGCTATAACATTGGAGTCCGACTGATTGAAGATTTCTTGGCACGGTCAAATGTCGGAAGGTGCCACGACTTTCGGGAAACTGCAGATGTCATTGCCAAG GTGGCGTTCAAGATGTACCTGGGCATCACTCCAAGCATCACCAATTGGAGCCCAGCTGGTGACGAATTCTcccttattttggaaaataatcccTTGGTGGACTTTGTGGAACTTCCTGATAACCACTCATCCCTTATTTATTCCAATCTCTTGTGTGGGGTGTTACGGGGAGCCTTGGAAATG GTCCAGATGGCTGTGGAGGCCAAGTTTGTCCAGGACACCCTGAAAGGAGACGGTGTGACAGAAATCCGGATGAGGTTCATCAGACGGATTGAGGACAACCTCCCAGCTGGAGAGGAGTGA